A window of Neorhizobium galegae bv. orientalis str. HAMBI 540 genomic DNA:
TCGGCGCCGGCGGCTCGGCCGGAGCCGGCACCTCCCAACCCCAATCCTCGTCTACCGGCTTGGCCGGTTCCGGCGGCTGATGAGCCTCGGCTGGCTGCTCGACCTCCATCCGGTCCTCGACCGGATGCTGATCTTCGAATGGATGCGGTTCGCTGTGCCATGACTCCACGAATTCCGGAGCGCCCTGCTGAACAGCCTGGTCCCCACGCGTCGGATAGGGGAAATCGTCCTCGGTCGTCTCGTTCCCGACGGCATCGTTCTCAACGGTATCGACCGGTTCGGCGGCCACCGATTCGGCATTGACCGGTTCCGGCACAACCGGCTCGGAAGCCGGCAGCGGTGCCGCCGTCGGAAATTCGATCGTGCTCTCGTCGAAAGCCTGCGAGGGCTCGGGCACCTGTTCGGAATGATCGTAAGGGTGAGTTTCGGATGACGGCGCTTCCGACGGTACGTCGTCCCGCCAATCGCCATATTGCTGGGCGGCAGGCTCCTGCTGATCGGCAACTGGCGCTGCCTCTTCCTCCTCGTGGAGGACGGCTGGCTCGGAGACCGGAGGCTCAACGTAGGCCGGCTCCTGCGCGACCGGCTCCGGCTCGGCGGGCTCGGCATCGACGACAGCAGATCCCGGTTCTTCATAACCGTCTTCGTAAAAGACGGGCCGTTCCGCGCGAACGACGGGGGCCGATTCGGATGCGGCCGGCGTCTCTGCCGGCTCATAGCTTTCCGGCACCTCAGCCGGTTCGGCAGCGGACTGCTGGTCGTCCTGGTACTCGGAAACCCGCTCCGTCGGCAGCCCTGCGGCATCGCGCTCGGCGGGAGGAGCCTCCTCGGCCGGCGGGGCATCCACGGCAGTTGCGTCGTCTGCTATCGGTCCCAGCGCTTCGGCATGTTCGCTCTCGACGTCGACAATGGCGGCTTCGAGCTTGTCGAGCTGCCGCCGCAGCATGTCTTCAGGCGGACGCGGCTTCATGTTCTCGAGTTGCCGCTGCACGGCGCCACGAGCCTTTTCATAAACCTTCGCACGCATCTCCGGCGTATTGTTCGCCAGACCGTCAACGGCGCGGCGGATCACCGCTACAAAATCAGCCATCAGCACTTTCTCATGTAAGCCGGCCCGAAGGCCGGCCGAATGGTAATCAATTCTTGACTTTAATCTTCAAACGGGTCGGTCACAAGTATGGTGTCGTCCCGCTCCGGGCTGGTGGAAAGTAGAGCAACCGGCGCACCGATCAATTCCTCGACCTGGCGGACATATTTGATCGCCTGGGCTGGCAGATCCGCCCAGGAACGTGCCCCGACCGTCGATTCCTTCCAGCCTTCGAGGGTGACATAGATCGGCTCGACGCGAGCCTGGGCGCCCTGGCTTGCCGGAAGATGGTCGATCTGCTCGCCGTCGAGCATGTAGCCGACGCAGATCTTCAGCTCGTCGAGACCATCGAGCACGTCGAGCTTGGTGAGCGCGATGCCGGTGATGCCGTTGGTGGCAACTGACTGGCGCACGAGCGCTGCGTCGAACCAGCCGCAACGGCGCTTGCGGCCGGTCACAGTGCCGAATTCATGGCCCTTCTCGCCAAGGAACTGGCCGATCTCGTCCTTCAGCTCGGTCGGGAACGGGCCTTCACCGACGCGGGTCGTGTAGGCCTTGGTGATGCCGAGGATATAACCGAGCGCGCCCGGCCCCATGCCGGAGCCGGCAGACGCCTGGCCGGCAACCGTGTTCGACGAGGTGACGAACGGATAGGTACCGTGGTCGATATCGAGCAGCGACCCTTGAGCGCCTTCGAAAAGAATGCGCGCGCCCTTGCGGCGCTGCTTGTCGAGCAGTTCCCAGACGGTTTCGCGGAAGGGCAGCACACGGTCGGCGACCGAGGTCAATTCCTGCATGATCGCCTCGTGCGAAACTTCCTTCTCTCCGAGACCACGGCGCAACGCGTTATGGTGGGTGAGGATACGA
This region includes:
- a CDS encoding adenylosuccinate synthase, encoding MTNVVVVGSQWGDEGKGKIVDWLSERADIVVRFQGGHNAGHTLVIDGISYKLSLLPSGIVRPGKIAVIGNGVVLDPHALLAEIEKLGAQGVKVTPENLRVADNATLILSLHRELDGMREDAASNSGTKIGTTRRGIGPAYEDKVGRRAIRVMDLADMETLPGKVDRILTHHNALRRGLGEKEVSHEAIMQELTSVADRVLPFRETVWELLDKQRRKGARILFEGAQGSLLDIDHGTYPFVTSSNTVAGQASAGSGMGPGALGYILGITKAYTTRVGEGPFPTELKDEIGQFLGEKGHEFGTVTGRKRRCGWFDAALVRQSVATNGITGIALTKLDVLDGLDELKICVGYMLDGEQIDHLPASQGAQARVEPIYVTLEGWKESTVGARSWADLPAQAIKYVRQVEELIGAPVALLSTSPERDDTILVTDPFED